The Nitrospirota bacterium DNA segment CCCTGGGCCGCGTCGTTCTGACCGGAGCTCCGGAGGCCCCTTCGCGCCTTTTTTTCATGTCGGCCGGGGTGGGCTTCGATGCCTCCGTCGTGCGGGGCCTGAACCGGACGCTCCGGCGCTGGATGCCCCGCACCGCTCACGTGGCAAGCGGCCTCAAGGTGTTGAGCCTATGGCGCCCCGGGGAGCTCCGGGTAAGGACCGGCCAGGACGACCTGCGAGCCTATTCCCTCATCGCAAGCAAGACATCCCTTTATGCGGGCAGCCACCCCCTGGCGCCCGGGGCCGGCATCACCTCCCCGGACATCCATTTTTCCCTCATCCAGGGGCCGGAGCGGCGGGACATCCTGAGCTTTCTCGTCAGGCTTCTGCTGAGAAGCCACCGGGGGATGCGGGGTGTGACCTTCCTCGAGAGCCGGCGCATGGAGATAGAGGGCGTGGCCCCCGTGCAGGTGGACGGGGAGTACATCGGCGAGACCCCAGCCCTCATAGAGTCGGCCCCCGGGGCCATCGAGATTATCTACTAGTATGGTGTCCCAAATGTATTTGTCATTGTCCGGCTTGACCGGACAATCCAGAATTTTCATGCCTTTCTGGATGCCCGCTTACAGTCCGCGGGCATGACGGCATAGATAAGTCGATTTTGAGATAGGTTCTAGTTAGTTCACGACATTGAAGTCCGAAACAATGCCTCTTTCAAAGCCGGCGTCCGGCATCAGAAATCCCTTGTCCCCGTGTCCCCGTTTCGCTATCCTTAGAATGGGCGCACAGAGGAGGGCGAAGGGGGATGGAGCTTCAAGGCAAGGTTGCCGTCATAACCGGCGGCGGACGCGGCCTCGGGCGGGCCGCGGCCCGACTGATGGCCCGGGAGGGGGCCTCCGTGGTGCTCATGAGCAGGACCCGCTCGGAGGTGGAGGAAGCGGCCCACGGCATCGGGGAGAACGCCCTGGCCGTGCCCGGGGACGTCTCCCGGCTTCCGGAGGTAGAGCGCACGGTCGCCCGCGCCCTCCAGGCCTTCGGCGGGCTGGACATCCTGATGAACAACGCCGCCGTCCTGGGCCCCCTGGCCCCCGTGCACGAGATAGAGCCCCCGGACTGGGAGGAAACTTTCCTCATAGACCTCCATGCCGCCCAGATGTTCGCTCATGTGGCCGTGCCCCGCATGCTTGAGCGCGGCGGGGGAAAGATAATAAACGTCACCTCCGGCCTCGGGGAGATGGTCTACTCGCCCTTCGGGGCATACTCGGCGGCCAAGGGCGCCCTGAACCACCTCACCCTCATCATGGCCGCGGAACTGGGGGGACTGGGCATCGGAGTCAACGCCATGGACCCCGGCGTGATGGACACCGGGATGCAGGCCGAGGTCCGCGCGATGGGGCCGGATGTCCTGGGCGAGGAGGTCTACGGGGAATTCGTCTCCATGAAGGAATCGGGCTCCCTGGACCCTCCGGAGAAGGCAGCGCGGCTTGCGGTCTTCTTGGCCTCCTCGGCCTCCGACCACCTCAATGGCGAGGTGGGAACCGAGCGGCACTATGCACGGATGGGCTATCGCCCCGGAGGGTGAAAACGATGGTCTTTAAAAACAGGCGCGACGCGGGCAGACAGGTTGCCGAGAGGCTCAGGCACTACAAGGACAGAGAGGACGTCCTGGTCCTGGGGCTCCCGCGCGGAGGGGCCGTCAACGCCGAGGAGATAGCCCGGGCCCTGCACTGCCCCATGGACATTCTCATCATCAGGAAACTGGGCTTCCCGGGCCAGCCGGAGCTTGCCATGGGAGCGGTGGCCGAGACCGGTGCGGTGGTGCGCAACGAGAGTGTCATCCGCCAGGGAGCCGTCACGGAGGAGCGCTTCCAGAGCGAGGTGGAGAGACAGAAGGAGGAGATAGAGCGCCGCAAGGAGCGGTACCGCGGAGGCCAGAGCATCCCGGATGTCTCGGGAAAGACCGTCATCCTCGTCGACGACGGCGTGGCCACCGGCTCCACCATGAAGGCCGCCATCCAGGCCCTCCGCGAGGCGGGGCCGGCCAGGCTGGTGGTGGCCGTGCCCGTCTCCTCCCGGGAGGCGGAGGCCGAGATCAGGCCCATGGTGGATGAGTGGTTGTGCCTGGAAACCCCCCAGTGGTTCATGGCCATCGGGGGGTTCTACGACGACTTCGCCCAGGTGAGCGACGAGGAAGTGGTGGAGATACTCAACCGCCGCCGCCGGGAATAAGCCCGAGGCCCTCTCAGGGCCTCTCCCGCGGCTTGAGGACCTCGGCAATGAGCCACAGGGTCCCCCGGATGCCGTAGCTTTGAAGGATGGTGCGCATCTTGTTCGCCCAGGAGTAAAGGAAGCTCAGGGGGCGGGAGACGTTCTTTGCCGTGGCGTAGTCGTACTCCCAGACCCGGCTCCGCGCGGCCCCCAGGGCGTCGAGGATTTCCTCCACCCTCTCTCTGTCCCGGTCCAGCGAGTACACGCATATGGCCCCCGGGTCGCGCCTCCAGTACTTGGCGCCCTCCACCTCCCCGCCCTCGATGTAGGGCTCGAGCCCGCGGGCCAGCTCCACCAGGTTTTCCTTCCTGTCAAAGACTATCCACTTTCCCCCGTGCTGCACCCACTCGTCGGGGTCCGCTCCCCACAGCCTCCGGGGTACGAGCCGGGTCCAGAGGAGGTCGCTTTCGTACCTCATGGGGCCACGCCCTGCCGGGGCTTCGGACGCATGAGCATGGTCAAAGCTCCATGAGCCTTTTCTTGATGTCCACGGCGGCCACGGCCCCCTGCCCGGCGCTGATGACAATCTGGTCGTTGCCGGTGTTCAGGGGGCCCACGATGTAAAGGCCCGGGAGCGAGGACTCACAGTGGCGGTTGACGACGTACTTGAAGCCCTTGGAGTCCCGCTCCAGGCCCAGCCCCGAGAGGTACTCGTCCTGGAGGTGGAAACCGAAGTTGGCCATCACCACCTCGCAGGGGATGCGCGTGCCGTCCTCAAGCACCAGGCCCTCCAGGCCCTCCTGACCCAGCAGCCTCTCGGGCCTCCCCTTGTAAAGGGTGATGCCCTGGGAGGCCAGCTCCTCCCTGTAGTCCTCCGGCGGGTCGTACATGAGCAGAAGCAGGGAGATGTCCCGGGTGTACATCTTCTTCATGGCAAAGGCCAGCCGGACGGTGTTGATGTGGTTTCCCACCACGAGGAGCTTCTTTCCCGTGCAGCGGTAGCCGTCGCAGTCTATGCAGGTGAAGAAGCTCCGGCCGAAGTGCCGGTGCATGTCCTTTATCCGGGGGAGCTTGTCCATGACCCCGCTTGCGGCGATGACGGTGCGGGCGCGATAGACACGGCCGCTTCGGGCGTGCACCTCAAATCCGCCCTCTTGCCCTTTCTTCACGGAGAGGACCGTGTCTCTT contains these protein-coding regions:
- a CDS encoding diacylglycerol kinase family lipid kinase — protein: MLKSATSGRRSPARDRPVILVANPAAHGSRRALIGEAVRHLRGRGLTVEVRLTRGLGDGLRLAREAARERPRFVLAGGGDGTVNEVINGLDGSGVPVGLLPLGTMNVLARELGIPGTVEGSLKVVLEGAPRPVTLGRVVLTGAPEAPSRLFFMSAGVGFDASVVRGLNRTLRRWMPRTAHVASGLKVLSLWRPGELRVRTGQDDLRAYSLIASKTSLYAGSHPLAPGAGITSPDIHFSLIQGPERRDILSFLVRLLLRSHRGMRGVTFLESRRMEIEGVAPVQVDGEYIGETPALIESAPGAIEIIY
- a CDS encoding SDR family NAD(P)-dependent oxidoreductase: MELQGKVAVITGGGRGLGRAAARLMAREGASVVLMSRTRSEVEEAAHGIGENALAVPGDVSRLPEVERTVARALQAFGGLDILMNNAAVLGPLAPVHEIEPPDWEETFLIDLHAAQMFAHVAVPRMLERGGGKIINVTSGLGEMVYSPFGAYSAAKGALNHLTLIMAAELGGLGIGVNAMDPGVMDTGMQAEVRAMGPDVLGEEVYGEFVSMKESGSLDPPEKAARLAVFLASSASDHLNGEVGTERHYARMGYRPGG
- a CDS encoding phosphoribosyltransferase, coding for MVFKNRRDAGRQVAERLRHYKDREDVLVLGLPRGGAVNAEEIARALHCPMDILIIRKLGFPGQPELAMGAVAETGAVVRNESVIRQGAVTEERFQSEVERQKEEIERRKERYRGGQSIPDVSGKTVILVDDGVATGSTMKAAIQALREAGPARLVVAVPVSSREAEAEIRPMVDEWLCLETPQWFMAIGGFYDDFAQVSDEEVVEILNRRRRE
- a CDS encoding NAD(P)/FAD-dependent oxidoreductase produces the protein MEKNKESYETVIVGAGPGGLQAAIYLARYNFGVVVLDRSGGRTRHARHVENYLGHPAISGADLLDIAEGQARSFGAEVERDTVLSVKKGQEGGFEVHARSGRVYRARTVIAASGVMDKLPRIKDMHRHFGRSFFTCIDCDGYRCTGKKLLVVGNHINTVRLAFAMKKMYTRDISLLLLMYDPPEDYREELASQGITLYKGRPERLLGQEGLEGLVLEDGTRIPCEVVMANFGFHLQDEYLSGLGLERDSKGFKYVVNRHCESSLPGLYIVGPLNTGNDQIVISAGQGAVAAVDIKKRLMEL